One window of Chryseobacterium sp. JJR-5R genomic DNA carries:
- a CDS encoding DUF1349 domain-containing protein, with protein sequence MKRIFLSFCALGIISKSMGQTLEKMTWFNEPEKWEIKNNSLTMFVTPQSDYWRISHYGFTVDDAPFLYTTYGGEFEAKVKITGNYKVRFDQMGLMLRIDKENYIKAGVEFVDGKYNLSTVVTHKTSDWSVIALDKTPSAVWIKAVRRLDAVEIFYSFDDKNYILMRNAHLQDNSPVMVGLMAACPDGNGFQAVFENFKVKHLPDERRLKWLENNK encoded by the coding sequence ATGAAGAGAATATTTTTAAGTTTTTGTGCATTAGGCATCATCAGTAAAAGCATGGGACAGACTTTGGAAAAAATGACGTGGTTCAACGAACCTGAAAAATGGGAAATCAAAAACAACAGTTTAACCATGTTTGTTACGCCGCAGAGCGACTATTGGAGGATTTCGCATTACGGCTTTACGGTAGATGACGCTCCTTTCCTGTACACTACATACGGAGGGGAATTTGAAGCCAAGGTAAAAATCACGGGAAATTATAAAGTCCGTTTTGACCAGATGGGTCTGATGCTGAGAATAGACAAGGAAAATTATATAAAAGCCGGAGTTGAATTTGTGGATGGAAAATATAATCTGAGCACGGTAGTTACCCATAAGACCAGTGACTGGAGCGTGATTGCTTTGGACAAGACCCCTTCTGCAGTATGGATAAAAGCCGTAAGAAGGCTTGATGCGGTCGAAATTTTTTATTCTTTTGACGATAAAAACTACATCCTGATGCGCAATGCCCATTTACAGGATAATTCGCCCGTAATGGTAGGCCTCATGGCTGCCTGTCCGGACGGAAACGGGTTCCAGGCGGTATTCGAAAACTTCAAGGTAAAGCATCTGCCTGACGAACGTCGCCTGAAATGGCTGGAA
- a CDS encoding helix-turn-helix transcriptional regulator: MTIVETLNKTLLKNRTRDKICRMDVEVYKNIAAAYTRTENSIAVLSDMQMNTSYIFSSGAASGLGLSYPENPTVIDSIWEEEILMKIHPDDRMKKYVHELRFFKLLEDNRQEDRSAFCVVSRIRLQDKNGTYQWVRHRMFYFYSPDTHKLRFALCLYDRIADRSQNMLPEFLIINTIKGEVVAEDKFDYRSVLSQRELEVLNCVGEGLTSKEIADILSISFNTVSRHRQNILKKLNVKNSVEAFNGNFTKA, encoded by the coding sequence ATGACAATTGTAGAAACACTCAACAAAACCCTTTTGAAAAACCGGACACGGGACAAGATATGCCGGATGGATGTGGAAGTTTATAAAAATATTGCTGCGGCTTACACGCGGACGGAGAATTCCATAGCCGTATTAAGTGATATGCAGATGAACACAAGTTATATTTTTTCTTCAGGGGCAGCATCCGGGCTGGGTCTCAGTTATCCTGAAAACCCTACAGTGATTGATTCCATTTGGGAAGAAGAGATCCTGATGAAAATCCACCCTGATGACCGGATGAAAAAATACGTGCATGAGCTGAGGTTTTTTAAGCTGCTGGAAGATAACAGGCAGGAAGATCGTTCTGCATTCTGCGTGGTGTCAAGGATAAGGCTGCAGGATAAGAACGGGACTTATCAGTGGGTCCGGCACCGGATGTTTTACTTTTATTCTCCCGATACCCATAAGCTGAGATTTGCGCTTTGCCTGTATGACCGGATTGCAGACCGTTCACAAAATATGCTACCGGAATTTTTAATTATCAATACGATAAAGGGAGAAGTGGTGGCGGAAGATAAATTTGATTACAGAAGTGTCCTGTCACAGAGAGAACTGGAAGTACTGAATTGTGTAGGAGAGGGATTAACCAGTAAAGAAATTGCAGATATTCTCTCAATCAGTTTTAATACCGTAAGCAGGCACCGCCAGAATATCCTGAAAAAACTTAATGTTAAAAATTCTGTTGAAGCATTTAACGGAAACTTCACAAAAGCGTGA